Proteins from a genomic interval of Phlebotomus papatasi isolate M1 chromosome 3, Ppap_2.1, whole genome shotgun sequence:
- the LOC129805423 gene encoding trichohyalin, whose protein sequence is MRFCKKGPFLFLALNIIITAVSCEDLGQQRLQPESQLYSAEVQEIADRLRAEYNAAVASSPSKYPHQVSGTYEKQYRTSGRGCGDTGCATSVTSKVTHSSNFDAKTQAEVDTMAKDLAQEIIKDMQTGKLQYSQISQPNWFEQRAAQELEAFNSGIRQSQSQSQYMGSSGRFQQQQQQQQQSYGPYYNPQSSYVSQTNIHDSSRTVVTHRPQVTSSRHHVYDHLYEERLPNYQPPHMIHTNIENDYGDTQVQQKINFNQNGHTYHRLPILIRPGSGSVQVNYTVSMYNRSADGSRSPPSTHVVTFNRNFTEENKREQIQSILEEITRLNRSQLHGIDDLLSSLVIEIDDTNIGTNKQEIQDEIYKLIEQIRNQTTYNTGWRYPYSGNRVTEEELLYQEVQELIRNFSHMINTPQPRPQNTLSSYILSIQHSFTEEERRTQTAVIQQEIKRLTEEIRVWRNAQGVSEEQRRQEIYALQQEIQRLRQILTEWNQQVVLTPNVGQVSSHIIQIEHTLNQEEKQRQTSIIQQEIERLRHELERWQRHSTGNAQQRQQQINLIWKEISTLNQIIEDWKSNQVNYQETPLSTYIFTIENTLTEQEKDEQSQVIQDEIRRLRHEMEQFSRMTTDNEQRRQEQIYECREEINKLTRIIEDWKATKPTLTPQNQLSTHIITIENNLTEEDKSYQSEVINTEIQRLRQELERWKHLQHVNEDKRRDQINLIRQEINKLTEIIEEWKETKATLQPENLLSEHIITIENTFTEEDKEKQSVQILSEIDRLRQELERWKHLHHVNEEKRVQQIQLINQEISKLSHIIQEWKETRPTIVPGNQLSQHIVTIEKTFTEEDRSRQNAVIQEEINRLRQELQRWSHMQNVQEEKRQSQIGLIKGEISKLTEIVEEWRESRPTVTDQNRLSTHFIKIENSLSEEEKVEQNSVIQQEIARLREELQKWTRLHHVNEQERQNQIHLIRNEINKLTEIVEHWKETRPTLTAENQLSTHIVTIERNLTEEDKTHQTRVIQDEINRLRQELHRWTQMANVNEERRQGQIQMIRTEIKKLTEIVEDWRQTKPTLTAENQLSTQIIIKENTMTEEEKVQQSAVIQAEIQRLRLELERWRRLQNVNKEKQQQQITLIQEEIQRLTEIVNDWNSSQITIIPGKQMSLHIISVENTLTEEDKRQQTGLIQAEISRLQQELERWNHLTHVNNQKKQQQVFAIWQEINALTRILEDWRNTQVPGPENLLSSHIVAIESTLTNEEKLLQTVIIKDEIARLKEELEKWTRETNENQQVRQREMAWIRQEIQKLQDILQNWQLTESQTSGGLLSAHILSIEHTLTEEQKQRQIIVIKEELVRLRQELEKWKRQGNINREDREQQVFWIRQEINKLNEILANWKAKDEIGTGGQLSTYILSIEHSLTTEQKDEYAKKINEELAKLNNELKTWSLQQGNTVEKQKHTGLILEEIRVLSKILEDWKLERIPLDFSKLSSHILTMDSTLSAEEIEHREKQIRQDIRRLRGEYQKWASQRNIEESERQRLLRFIQQEIDLLNHILEEWQRRANSATLLSQFIRSIEQRLNNESKYFYSLLIIQEIERLQREGARWNKAHESESQSLWYIEEAHGGSNFQEVKQRQLRIMHDEVHRLAQILREWGWRKTTAGRWIHPIYTQFTDLGARYPTVFIHNKNGSGSHRPPQKAINKDRGDQPPQQFEDDYFSEEELELEPGIGLYPVKPEIGLSTPAPIRLPPPEPIPVVVPQSQREYRRREYQKTTITRTNQAAVPQFHLTASASAQAFGGQNQFSSGWVTPRITAGDPNYDKLESMAHTQTHSNARATRINRQGVTGQEPLNEELDLQQQTMDWDDTVDIDLSQKYQNPDYEVDVQAIVKDITETSTTTEAPGFWKRLGEKAKNVFG, encoded by the exons ATGAGGTTTTGCAAAAAAGGCCCCTTTCTCTTCCTAGCCCTGAACATCATCATCACTGCAGTATCATGTGAGGATTTAGGACAACAGAGACTGCAACCTGAATCTCA GCTCTATTCGGCAGAAGTTCAAGAGATAGCCGATCGACTTCGTGCTGAATACAATGCAGCCGTTGCATCATCTCCGTCCAAGTACCCACATCAAGTGAGCGGTACTTATGAAAAGCAATACAGGACTTCAGGGAGAGGATGCGGTGATACCGGTTGTGCTACATCAGTCACCTCAAAAGTCACCCATTCTTCCAATTTTGATGCCAAAACACAGGCAGAAGTGGACACAATGGCCAAAGATTTAGCCCAAGAGATCATTAAGGATATGCAAACGGGTAAACTTCAGTACAGTCAAATTTCCCAGCCCAATTGGTTTGAACAGAGAGCTGCCCAAGAACTTGAAGCATTCAACAGTGGAATTCGTCAATCTCAGAGCCAATCTCAATACATGGGTTCGTCGGGAAGGTTtcaacagcagcagcaacagcaacaACAATCCTATGGACCCTACTACAATCCCCAATCCAGCTATGTATCTCAGACCAACATTCACGATTCATCACGCACTGTCGTCACTCATCGTCCACAAGTCACATCATCCCGTCATCACGTCTATGATCATCTCTATGAGGAGCGCTTGCCAAATTACCAACCTCCCCACATGATTCACACAAATATCGAGAATGACTATGGTGATACTCAAGTTCAgcagaaaataaatttcaaccaAAATGGCCACACATACCATCGCCTGCCCATTCTTATTCGACCAGGATCTGGGTCAGTTCAAGTCAATTACACCGTTAGCATGTACAATCGCAGTGCTGATGGTTCCAGGAGTCCACCCAGTACCCATGTTGTGACCTTCAACCGAAATTTCACCGAAGAAAACAAGAGGGAACAAATTCAGTCAATTTTGGAAGAAATTACACGACTAAACCGAAGTCAGTTGCATGGGATTGATGATTTGCTATCATCCCTAGTTATTGAGATAGACGATACTAATATCGGAACAAATAAACAGGAGATTCAGGACGAAATATACAAACTCATTGAGCAAATCCGAAATCAAACTACTTACAATACCGGTTGGAGATATCCATATTCAGGAAATCGTGTCACGGAAGAAGAACTTCTTTATCAAGAAGTTCAGGAACTTATTCGAAATTTTTCACATATGATCAATACGCCACAGCCTAGACCTCAAAACACTCTATCATCCTACATTCTTTCCATCCAACATTCCTTTACCGAGGAAGAAAGAAGAACACAGACAGCGGTGATCCAGCAAGAGATCAAACGTTTGACTGAAGAGATCAGAGTCTGGAGAAATGCTCAGGGAGTCAGTGAGGAACAGAGACGACAGGAAATCTATGCTCTGCAGCAAGAAATTCAGAGACTTCGTCAAATTTTGACCGAGTGGAATCAACAAGTTGTATTAACTCCAAATGTCGGTCAGGTATCTTCTCACATCATCCAAATCGAGCATACTCTGAACCAGGAAGAGAAGCAGAGACAAACCTCTATTATCCAGCAAGAAATTGAGCGACTGAGACACGAACTCGAAAGATGGCAGAGACATTCAACTGGAAATGCTCAGCAACGTCAGCAGCAGATTAATTTGATTTGGAAAGAAATTAGCACCCTCAATCAGATCATTGAAGATTGGAAATCCAATCAAGTAAACTACCAGGAAACCCCTCTATCAACCTATATCTTCACAATAGAGAATACCTTGACTGAGCAGGAGAAAGACGAACAATCCCAAGTGATTCAGGATGAAATTCGAAGACTACGCCACGAAATGGAACAATTTAGTAGGATGACAACGGATAATGAACAAAGAAGACAGGAACAGATTTATGAGTGTCGTGAAGAGATCAATAAACTCACAAGAATTATTGAGGATTGGAAGGCCACTAAACCTACTCTGACTCCGCAAAATCAACTCTCAACACACATCATCACGATCGAAAATAACTTGACCGAGGAAGATAAATCTTATCAAAGTGAAGTGATCAATACAGAGATTCAGAGATTGAGGCAAGAACTGGAGAGATGGAAGCATCTACAACATGTCAATGAGGACAAAAGAAGGGATCAGATCAATCTCATTCGGCaggaaataaacaaattaaccGAGATCATTGAGGAATGGAAGGAAACAAAGGCTACCTTGCAGCCTGAGAATCTGTTATCTGAGCACATCATCACCATTGAAAATACCTTCACTGAGGAAGACAAAGAGAAGCAATCTGTGCAGATTCTCAGCGAAATTGACCGACTCAGACAAGAATTGGAGCGATGGAAACATTTGCATCATGTCAATGAGGAAAAGAGAGTCCAACAAATTCAGCTGATCAATCAAGAAATTAGCAAGCTCTCCCATATTATTCAGGAATGGAAAGAAACCCGGCCAACGATTGTTCCTGGAAATCAGCTATCTCAACATATAGTTACAATTGAGAAAACTTTCACAGAAGAAGATCGCAGTCGTCAAAATGCAGTGATCCAGGAAGAGATCAATCGATTGAGGCAGGAACTTCAGAGATGGTCTCATATGCAGAATGTTCAGGAAgagaagagacaaagccaaatTGGACTGATCAAGGGTGAGATAAGTAAACTCACAGAAATCGTGGAGGAATGGAGAGAAAGTCGACCAACGGTTACGGATCAAAATCGCCTATCAACTCATTTCATCAAGATTGAGAACTCCTTGAGTGAAGAGGAGAAAGTGGAACAGAACAGTGTAATTCAGCAAGAAATTGCACGTTTGAGGGAAGAGTTGCAGAAATGGACAAGACTCCACCATGTTAATGAACAAGAAAGACAGAACCAAATCCATCTGATCAGGAATGAAATCAACAAACTTACCGAAATTGTTGAACACTGGAAGGAAACGCGTCCAACCCTTACAGCTGAGAATCAACTGTCCACTCACATTGTAACAATTGAGAGAAATCTCACGGAAGAGGACAAGACCCACCAGACACGAGTGATTCAGGATGAGATCAATCGTTTGAGGCAGGAGCTCCATCGTTGGACGCAAATGGCCAATGTTAATGAGGAGAGGCGTCAGGGTCAAATTCAAATGATCAGAACAGAGATCAAGAAACTTACAGAGATTGTGGAAGACTGGCGCCAAACTAAGCCCACTCTTACAGCTGAAAATCAACTTTCTACCCAGATCATCATCAAGGAAAATACCATGACGGAGGAAGAGAAAGTTCAACAGAGTGCCGTGATCCAAGCTGAAATCCAGAGACTACGACTCGAGCTTGAACGCTGGAGGAGGCTTCAGAACGTCAACAAGGAGAAGCAACAACAGCAAATTACGCTCATTCAGGAGGAAATTCAGCGCCTAACAGAGATTGTTAATGACTGGAACTCCAGTCAGATCACCATAATTCCAGGAAAGCAGATGTCATTGCACATCATCAGTGTGGAAAATACCCTCACGGAAGAGGATAAACGACAGCAGACTGGGCTGATTCAGGCGGAAATTTCAAGACTCCAACAAGAGCTAGAGAGATGGAATCACCTGACCCATGTGAACAATCAGAAGAAGCAGCAACAAGTCTTTGCCATTTGGCAGGAAATAAATGCCCTCACGAGAATTCTTGAGGATTGGCGGAATACTCAAGTTCCTGGACCTGAAAATCTCTTGTCATCCCATATTGTGGCCATAGAATCTACCCTCACAAATGAAGAGAAACTTCTCCAGACAGTCATTATCAAGGATGAAATTGCACGACTGAAGGAAGAGTTGGAAAAATGGACGAGAGAAACCAATGAAAATCAGCAAGTTCGACAAAGAGAAATGGCATGGATTCGTCAGGAAATACAAAAACTACAGGACATTCTCCAGAATTGGCAATTGACAGAATCTCAGACTTCTGGAGGGCTATTATCTGCCCATATTCTCTCAATAGAGCACACCTTGACTGAGGAACAGAAACAACGTCAGATTATCGTGATCAAGGAAGAACTTGTGAGATTGAGGCAAGAGCTGGAGAAGTGGAAACGCCAAGGAAACATCAATCGTGAGGATAGGGAGCAGCAGGTCTTCTGGATTCGCCAGGAAATCAACAAACTCAATGAGATCCTGGCCAATTGGAAGGCCAAGGATGAAATTGGAACTGGAGGACAACTCTCAACGTACATCCTTTCCATTGAACACTCCCTGACCACTGAGCAAAAAGATGAGTATGCCAAGAAGATCAATGAGGAATTGGCCAAACTGAACAATGAACTAAAGACTTGGAGTCTTCAGCAAGGGAATACCGTTGAGAAGCAAAAACACACGGGATTAATTTTGGAAGAGATTCGAGTGCTTTCTAAGATTTTGGAAGATTGGAAATTGGAGAGGATTCCTCTGGACTTTAGTAAACTTTCCTCCCACATCCTCACCATGGACTCTACTCTATCTGCTGAGGAGATTGAGCACAGGGAGAAGCAAATTAGGCAGGACATCAGGAGGCTTCGAGGAGAGTATCAGAAATGGGCTAGTCAGAGGAATATTGAGGAGAGTGAGAGGCAACGTCTGCTGCGATTCATCCAGCAAGAGATTGATCTGCTCAATCATATCCTGGAAGAGTGGCAGAGAAGAGCCAACAGTGCTACTCTTCTTTCTCAGTTTATCCGTTCAATTGAACAGAGACTCAACAATGAGAGTAAGTACTTCTACTCCCTGCTGATCATCCAGGAAATTGAGCGGCTCCAGCGAGAAGGAGCTCGTTGGAATAAAGCCCATGAGAGTGAGAGTCAATCGCTCTGGTATATTGAGGAAGCCCATGGAGGAAGCAATTTCCAGGAAGTCAAGCAGAGACAATTACGCATCATGCACGATGAAGTGCACAGATTGGCCCAAATTCTCAGGGAATGGGGTTGGAGGAAGACAACTGCCGGCAGATGGATCCATCCCATTTATACTCAGTTCACAGATTTGGGTGCCCGATACCCAACAGTTTTTATCCACAATAAGAACGGATCTGGCTCTCATCGGCCTCCACAGAAGGCAATTAACAAAGATCGTGGGGATCAGCCTCCTCAACAATTTGAGGATGACTATTTCTCAGAGGAGGAACTCGAATTGGAACCAGGAATTGGGCTCTATCCTGTGAAGCCGGAGATTGGACTATCTACACCAGCACCTATTAGATTGCCTCCACCCGAACCCATCCCAGTCGTTGTGCCACAGAGCCAGAGAGAATACAGGAGGAGGGAGTACCAGAAGACGACAATAACCAGAACAAATCAGGCAGCAGTG CCACAATTTCACCTGACTGCATCAGCCAGTGCTCAAGCCTTTGGAGGACAAAATCAATTCTCTTCTGGATGGGTAACTCCACGAATAACAGCTGGGGACCCGAACTATGACAAATTGGAAAGCATGGCTCATACCCAGACACACTCAAATGCAAGAGCCACAAGAATAAATCGACAAGGAGTCACAGGACAG gAACCTCTGAATGAGGAATTAGATCTGCAGCAGCAGACAATGGACTGGGATGACACGGTAGATATTGACCTTAGTCAAAAATATCAGAACCCAGACTATGAGGTAGATGTCCAAGCCATTGTCAAGGACATCACGGAAACCTCCACGACCACCGAGGCGCCCGGATTCTGGAAGCGCCTCGGCGAGAAGGCCAAGAATGTTTTCGGTTGA
- the LOC129805257 gene encoding uncharacterized protein LOC129805257, with product MAILLKLRQKSKILRLRVRKYFSGDIEPPNFDDLDQVQPLSYHKNAIDAVYFNGSSEDQQVLMCGLARRKNNLVNGFLYLRIPEFSDKFLLSPQLPDTNLYQTESDGNQFKAEGLHLKPLIPMKTWKIIYKGKMQFESAKSEAFDVELNATFTSNLPVFNYDTDMHFSSAARAMSRESWTREYFENLKTFHQTHYEQYGDVKGYVIIEDEKYDISVNSVRDHSFGLQRDWRIFHRYVMHFFTLEDGTRITIGVISIPVNFSSIVVGFVTDSEGKKNHPVTDCNFKLYQHGENGNPPQNYAFTFTTELKTYLVEVNCYAIQEFFIGLERESRVVELLSRFTVNGVRGWGAAEWQYRNLSGPPRS from the exons ATGGCTATACTCTTAAAATTACGACAG AAGTCCAAAATATTGAGGTTGAGAGTCAGAAAGTACTTTAGTGGAGATATTGAACCACCTAATTTTGACGATTTGGATCAAGTTCAGCCTCTATCTTACCACAAAAATGCAATAGATGCGGTTTACTTTAATGGATCGTCTGAGGACCAGCAAGTGTTAATGTGTGGATTAGCCAGAAGAAAGAACAACCTCGTTAATGGTTTTCTCTATCTTCGTATCCCAGAATTTAGTGATAAATTTTTGCTTTCTCCTCAACTTCCGGACACAAATCTCTATCAAACTGAATCCGATGGGAATCAATTTAAAGCTGAAGGCCTACATTTGAAACCATTGATCCCCATGAAGACCTGGAAGATTATCTACAAGGGCAAAATGCAATTTGAGTCAGCAAAATCTGAAGCTTTTGATGTTGAACTCAATGCTACATTTACCAGCAATCTTCCGGTTTTCAACTACGACACGGATATGCACTTTTCCAGTGCAGCAAGAGCAATGTCGCGGGAATCTTGGACAAGGGAGTACTTTGAGAACCTCAAGACATTCCATCAGACCCATTATGAGCAGTATGGAGATGTTAAAGGATATGTTATAATTGAAGATGAAAAGTACGATATCTCGGTGAATTCTGTTCGGGATCACAGTTTTGGCCTCCAAAGGGATTGGAGGATCTTTCACAGATACGTTATGCACTTCTTCACTTTGGAAGATGGCACGAGAATAACAATTGGAGTAATTTCTATTCCTGTGAATTTCTCTAGCATTGTAGTTGGATTTGTAACAGATTCAGAAGGGAAGAAAAATCATCCTGTTACGGATTGCAATTTTAAACTTTACCAACATGGAGAAAATGGGAATCCTCCTCAGAATTATGCTTTTACCTTTACAACAG aaCTCAAGACTTACCTTGTGGAGGTGAATTGCTATGCCATCCAGGAGTTCTTCATTGGTTTAGAAAGGGAGAGCAGAGTCGTAGAATTACTTTCACGATTCACGGTGAATGGAGTTAGAGGTTGGGGAGCTGCTGAATGGCAATACAGAAATTTATCTGGACCACCGCGATCCTAA
- the LOC129805425 gene encoding uncharacterized protein LOC129805425, protein MGSCFGRCRFSYRGRNVNENGLEENLVEENKSKDGHIFNILKFKQRKHSKFMEKFMKQQQQQGDTSNNYKLLNREDGPSNQPKNFTNIQLQCLDAHSLLLSSRSGVPGFRPDLYVSLNSSPGGSSLDLEWEHEYATNNRHNPWTSLPENGAMEELSSDEEHTSSSGNSNRKQPNQKSCKNIRVSSRFNGSKNRSIHSATNTWSHISTPESLEWDQDDDQDLKSEDSLDQETRDLLFQIEQLKNRVLNETGHFEYGSNDVES, encoded by the exons ATGGGTTCATGTTTTGGACGATGCCGCTTTAGCTATAGGGG TCGAAATGTCAATGAAAATGGATTGGAGGAGAATCTAGTGGAGGAGAATAAATCTAAAGATGGGcatattttcaatatattaaaattcaaacagAGGAAGCACtcaaaattcatggaaaaattcatgaagcaacagcagcagcaggGAGATACGTCCAATAACTACAAGTTACTCAATCGAGAGGATGGGCCAAGCAATCAACCAAAAAACTTCACAAATATTCAACTTCAGTGTCTCGATGCCCATTCTCTGCTTTTATCATCTCGATCTGGAGTACCTGGATTTCGTCCAGATCTCTATGTCAGCCTAAATTCATCCCCTGGTGGGTCATCTTTGGACCTCGAATGGGAACATGAATATGCGACAAACAATCGTCACAATCCATGGACAAGTCTTCCAGAAAATGGCGCAATGGAGGAATTGTCCAGTGACGAAGAACACACTTCGTCATCCGGGAATTCCAATAGAAAGCAACCAAATCAAAAATCATGCAAAAACATTAGGGTATCATCGAGATTTAATGGTTCCAAGAACCGTAGCATTCATTCTGCCACAAATACATGGTCCCATATATCAACTCCAGAATCCTTAGAATGGGATCAGGATGATGACCAAGACCTAAAGTCAGAGGACTCTTTGGACCAGGAAACTAGGGATTTGCTCTTCCAGATTGAACAACTCAAGAACCGAGTGCTCAATGAAACTGGCCACTTTGAATACGGTTCCAATGATGTCGAAAGCTGA